The following coding sequences lie in one Arthrobacter sp. SLBN-122 genomic window:
- a CDS encoding WXG100 family type VII secretion target has protein sequence MSIISVDTELLQLKSANVQATVDRISADVQTMKRGLDELQGSWRGSAATSFQALVTEWTITQGRVEASLASINAALASAAATYAQAEQGNTQRFS, from the coding sequence ATGAGCATCATTTCCGTCGACACCGAATTACTGCAGCTGAAGTCCGCCAACGTCCAGGCAACCGTGGACCGGATCAGTGCGGACGTGCAGACAATGAAGCGCGGCCTCGACGAACTGCAGGGTTCCTGGCGCGGTTCCGCGGCCACCAGCTTCCAGGCGCTCGTCACCGAATGGACCATCACCCAAGGCCGGGTGGAGGCGTCGCTGGCGTCCATCAACGCGGCCCTGGCCTCTGCCGCCGCCACGTATGCCCAAGCCGAGCAGGGAAACACGCAGCGGTTCAGCTGA
- a CDS encoding ribonuclease HI family protein has protein sequence MTITAAADGSALGNPGPAGWAWYVNDDCWRAGGWPHGTNNQGELMAVLDLLRATAHLPGEDLRILCDSQYVINSITKWMPGWKRKGWRKADGKPVLNVELLKELDRELAGRTYTFEWVKGHAGHELNEAADERARAAATAYQQGVAARSGPGFPGGHHPGTHQAASGRSANAHSSSGRASQPATLGIPSATFNIPASASARRAAGAGASAPVAGGGQPRITPEPVTAFDELDLFSELDSEALEEAEATQQAGSIPPEALVEELERELLGPLVRGDIGRTAVLLHPDFMEIGSSGRVWTRDAMMMALEEDPGERTDIEILGADRIGAGAVLLTYRSFARSGTTLRSSLWVLDGDRWRLRFHQGTPEA, from the coding sequence GTGACGATTACTGCAGCGGCTGATGGTTCGGCCTTGGGAAATCCCGGTCCGGCCGGTTGGGCCTGGTACGTGAATGACGATTGCTGGCGGGCCGGCGGCTGGCCGCACGGCACCAACAACCAGGGCGAGCTGATGGCTGTCCTGGATCTCCTGCGGGCCACCGCGCATCTGCCTGGGGAGGACCTGCGCATCCTTTGCGACAGCCAGTATGTCATCAACTCAATTACCAAGTGGATGCCGGGCTGGAAGCGCAAGGGCTGGCGCAAGGCCGATGGCAAGCCCGTCCTGAACGTGGAACTCCTGAAGGAACTCGACCGAGAACTGGCCGGCCGGACCTACACGTTTGAGTGGGTCAAGGGCCACGCCGGACATGAGCTGAACGAGGCCGCCGACGAACGGGCCAGGGCCGCGGCGACCGCGTACCAGCAGGGAGTGGCAGCGAGGTCCGGCCCCGGTTTCCCCGGCGGGCACCATCCGGGCACACACCAGGCCGCTTCCGGGCGAAGCGCGAATGCCCATTCATCCTCGGGCAGGGCGTCGCAGCCCGCCACCCTGGGCATCCCTTCCGCAACCTTTAACATCCCGGCCAGCGCGTCTGCACGCCGGGCAGCCGGAGCCGGCGCCAGCGCACCTGTGGCGGGGGGCGGCCAGCCCCGGATTACCCCTGAACCGGTCACTGCCTTCGATGAACTTGACCTGTTCAGCGAACTGGACAGCGAGGCCCTTGAAGAGGCCGAGGCAACGCAGCAGGCCGGCTCCATCCCGCCCGAGGCGCTGGTGGAGGAGCTCGAACGCGAGCTGCTGGGCCCACTGGTCCGGGGGGATATTGGCCGGACCGCTGTCCTGCTGCACCCGGACTTCATGGAGATCGGCAGCTCTGGAAGGGTCTGGACCCGGGACGCCATGATGATGGCCCTCGAAGAGGACCCAGGGGAACGGACCGACATCGAGATTCTGGGCGCTGACCGCATCGGTGCCGGCGCCGTCCTCCTGACGTACCGGAGTTTCGCCCGCTCCGGCACCACGCTGCGCAGCTCGCTGTGGGTCCTGGACGGCGACCGGTGGCGGCTGCGGTTCCATCAGGGAACGCCGGAAGCCTAA
- the groL gene encoding chaperonin GroEL (60 kDa chaperone family; promotes refolding of misfolded polypeptides especially under stressful conditions; forms two stacked rings of heptamers to form a barrel-shaped 14mer; ends can be capped by GroES; misfolded proteins enter the barrel where they are refolded when GroES binds), giving the protein MAKIIAFDEEARRGLERGLNTLADAVKVTLGPRGRNVVLEKKWGAPTITNDGVSIAKEIELDDPYEKIGAELVKEVAKKTDDVAGDGTTTATVLAQALVKEGLRNVAAGADPLSLKRGIEKAVDAVTAELLNSAKEIETKEEIAATASISAGDDEIGALIAEALDKVGKEGVITVEESNTFGLELELTEGMRFDKGYISAYFVTDTERQETVLEDPYILIVNSKISNVKELVAVLEKVMQSNKPLLIIAEDIEGEALATLIVNKIRGTFKSVAVKAPGFGDRRKAQLADIAVLTGGQVISEEVGLKLENAGLELLGQARKVVVTKDETTIVEGAGDADQIAGRVSQIRAEIENSDSDYDREKLQERLAKLAGGVAVIKAGAATEVELKERKHRIEDAVRNAKAAVEEGIVAGGGVALIQAGAKAFANLQLSGDEATGANIVRVAIDAPLKQIAFNAGLEPGVVVDKVRGLPAGHGLNAATGEYVDLLAAGVNDPVKVTRSALQNAASIAGLFLTTEAVVADKPEKNAAPAGGDDMGGMGGMGGF; this is encoded by the coding sequence GGGGCGCCCCCACGATCACCAACGATGGTGTTTCCATCGCCAAGGAGATCGAGCTGGACGATCCTTACGAGAAGATCGGCGCCGAGCTGGTCAAGGAAGTTGCCAAGAAGACCGACGACGTTGCCGGTGACGGCACCACCACGGCTACCGTGCTGGCACAGGCCCTGGTCAAGGAAGGCCTGCGCAACGTTGCCGCCGGCGCCGACCCGCTGTCCCTCAAGCGCGGCATCGAGAAGGCCGTTGACGCCGTCACCGCCGAGCTGCTGAACTCCGCCAAGGAAATCGAAACCAAGGAAGAGATCGCGGCCACCGCCTCCATCTCTGCCGGTGACGACGAAATTGGTGCGCTCATCGCCGAAGCCCTGGACAAGGTGGGCAAGGAAGGCGTCATCACCGTCGAGGAGTCCAACACCTTCGGCCTGGAGCTCGAGCTCACCGAAGGCATGCGCTTCGACAAGGGCTACATTTCCGCCTACTTCGTCACGGACACCGAGCGCCAGGAAACGGTCCTCGAGGATCCGTACATCCTGATCGTCAACTCCAAGATCTCCAACGTCAAGGAACTGGTTGCTGTCCTGGAAAAGGTCATGCAGTCCAACAAGCCGCTGCTGATCATCGCGGAGGACATCGAGGGCGAGGCCCTGGCCACCCTGATCGTCAACAAGATCCGTGGCACTTTCAAGTCCGTCGCCGTCAAGGCTCCGGGCTTCGGTGACCGCCGGAAGGCCCAGCTGGCTGACATTGCCGTCCTCACCGGCGGCCAGGTCATTTCCGAAGAGGTTGGACTCAAGCTGGAGAACGCCGGCCTGGAGCTCCTGGGCCAGGCCCGCAAGGTTGTTGTCACCAAGGACGAGACCACCATCGTCGAAGGTGCCGGCGACGCCGACCAGATCGCCGGCCGCGTTTCCCAGATCCGCGCCGAGATCGAGAACTCGGACTCCGACTACGACCGCGAGAAGCTGCAGGAACGCCTGGCCAAGCTGGCCGGCGGCGTTGCAGTCATCAAGGCCGGTGCCGCCACCGAAGTTGAGCTCAAGGAACGCAAGCACCGCATCGAGGACGCAGTCCGCAACGCCAAGGCTGCAGTTGAGGAAGGCATCGTTGCCGGTGGCGGCGTGGCCCTGATCCAGGCCGGTGCCAAGGCGTTCGCCAACCTGCAGCTGTCCGGTGACGAAGCAACCGGCGCCAACATCGTCCGTGTTGCCATCGACGCTCCGCTGAAGCAGATCGCCTTCAACGCGGGCCTCGAGCCCGGCGTGGTTGTGGACAAGGTCCGCGGGCTCCCCGCAGGCCACGGCCTCAACGCAGCAACCGGCGAGTACGTCGACCTGCTGGCTGCCGGCGTCAACGATCCCGTCAAGGTAACCCGCTCTGCCCTGCAGAACGCGGCTTCCATCGCCGGCCTGTTCCTCACCACCGAAGCAGTGGTGGCTGACAAGCCGGAGAAGAACGCTGCCCCCGCAGGCGGAGACGACATGGGCGGCATGGGTGGCATGGGCGGCTTCTAA
- a CDS encoding ABC transporter substrate-binding protein codes for MTTPAVSRRRFQLGAAALALSILATGCGAPGGSGDNGQVTLRFAWWGNEYLNSQTDKVIAAFEASHPNIKIKAEPGEWSSYWDKLATKTAANDAPDVIQMDQKYIAEYGGRGALLDLSKQNGIDTSKLDKEALASGQYDGAQYGLSTGQNAYVIMANTKVFQDAGVPVPDDKTWTWKDFVETAAKISAAGDGKSYGAAYGSNEADLIIWLRQHGENLYSADGKLDFETATAASFWERLKEQRDSKASPPATVATEDAGAGLEESLFGTNRVGMAWWWTNQLGSLQATTGSSIKMLRAPSVGGTSAGNGMYYKPTMFWSASSRSKHPQQAAEFINYLTNSPEAGAILMTDRGVPTNSEIVAGITPQLKPADTTVVGFLKDIAPDIKEAPPVPPVGAGSVQNVIKRYTDEVLYDRMTPQAAAEAFKKEVQGMLDSARK; via the coding sequence ATGACGACTCCAGCCGTAAGCCGGCGCCGCTTCCAGCTGGGTGCCGCCGCACTGGCCCTTTCCATCCTGGCCACGGGCTGCGGAGCCCCCGGCGGGTCAGGCGACAACGGCCAGGTCACCCTGCGGTTCGCCTGGTGGGGAAATGAATACCTGAACTCACAGACGGACAAGGTCATCGCGGCCTTTGAAGCATCGCACCCCAACATCAAGATCAAGGCGGAACCGGGCGAATGGTCCAGCTACTGGGACAAGCTCGCAACGAAAACTGCCGCCAATGATGCGCCGGACGTCATCCAGATGGACCAGAAATACATCGCCGAGTACGGCGGGCGCGGAGCGCTGCTGGACCTGTCCAAGCAGAACGGCATCGATACCTCAAAACTCGACAAGGAAGCACTGGCCTCCGGCCAGTACGACGGCGCCCAGTACGGCCTGAGCACAGGCCAGAACGCCTACGTCATCATGGCCAACACCAAGGTGTTCCAGGACGCGGGAGTGCCTGTTCCGGACGACAAGACGTGGACGTGGAAAGACTTCGTGGAGACGGCGGCGAAGATCAGCGCCGCAGGAGACGGAAAGAGCTACGGGGCCGCTTATGGGAGCAACGAAGCGGACCTGATCATCTGGCTCCGCCAGCACGGGGAGAACCTGTACTCGGCGGACGGCAAGCTCGACTTTGAGACCGCCACTGCGGCATCCTTCTGGGAACGGCTCAAGGAACAACGCGACTCCAAGGCCAGCCCGCCGGCCACCGTGGCCACCGAGGACGCAGGCGCCGGCCTGGAGGAAAGCCTGTTTGGAACGAACCGGGTGGGCATGGCCTGGTGGTGGACCAACCAGCTTGGTTCGCTTCAAGCCACCACCGGCAGCAGCATCAAGATGCTGCGGGCCCCCAGCGTCGGCGGCACCTCGGCCGGCAACGGCATGTACTACAAGCCCACCATGTTCTGGTCAGCTTCCTCCCGCTCAAAGCATCCCCAGCAGGCTGCCGAGTTCATCAACTACCTCACCAACAGCCCCGAGGCGGGCGCCATCCTGATGACGGACAGGGGCGTCCCCACGAATTCGGAGATCGTTGCCGGCATCACTCCGCAACTCAAGCCGGCCGACACCACCGTGGTTGGATTCCTGAAGGACATCGCGCCGGACATCAAGGAGGCACCGCCGGTCCCGCCAGTGGGTGCGGGCAGTGTCCAGAACGTCATCAAGCGGTACACGGATGAAGTGCTGTATGACCGGATGACTCCCCAGGCTGCGGCGGAAGCCTTCAAGAAGGAAGTCCAAGGAATGCTGGACTCGGCCCGGAAGTAA